The region GGAAGTGAGATGATGAGTAAAAAAATTTTTAGAAACCTTTTAACAACTACGATGAAAAGGAAAGGAGACATTTCAATGAAAAAATTTAATATAGTTTTGAGTTTTGTTTTGATATTAATATTATTTTTAGAAACTGTTAATGTATATGCGTATTCAGATTTGGATATTAAAACATAAAAGCTTATGAAAGATAATTTTGAGATATTAAAAGCAAAGAATGGATTGAAGAGTTTAGATGATTGGCTATAAGAATGAATTATTATAAGCTTCGGAGGTGATAGTAATATCTTTAAGAATATTAAAAATACTAAGATGATGTTAAGGTTAATACAGAAGCTGATTTAATCATTGTAGAATATTTGAAAAAAAGGATATAGAGTAGATTTATCAGGTAATAAAATTTAGAGAACAAATAAATAAATGAGTCAAGAAGCTGTCCCTTGACTCATTTTATTTATCAACATTATCAAAAATTTAACGATTAAAAATTTAATGTAATTATTGTTAATCTGATGAATTTATCTTTATAATTTTAAACTTACCATCCATTTATTCAACTTGATAAAAGATAACAAAAGTTTTATTATAATCTATAGGAAATTATAAATAAAAATATTTCAAGAAATAATAATAAAGTGGAGTGGTTAAATGAAGGATAATAAATCAAAAATCCTGCAAAATTTAGCCTTGGTTTCACAAATAGGTTTGTCTATGGCACTGCCTATTTTAGGAGGCGTATACATAGGAAGTTTTTTAGATGATAAACTAAATACTGGGTATATTTTTTTAGGAGTTTTTTCAGTATTAGGAATAATTACATCTTTCATAAGTTTATTTAAGATAACGACTAAAGGGAAGTGATTATTTGAGCCTTAATGACAATACACAATCTAAAATAATAAAGAGGGTAATTATATTAACACTACTTATAATAGGAATATTCTTTTTAATATTTCCTAAACCTAAGCCATGTATTTATGGAATCATTTTTGGGGCAACAATAAATGTACTTAATTTTAGATTAATGAGCTTGACCTTAGAAAAAGCCGTAAAGATGTCTAACAATAAAATAATGCCGTATGTTATGGGGAACTATATGGTAAGATACTTGATTTATGGCATAGTGTTAACAATTTCAGCAATAGCTGATTATATAAATTTTTATTCTACAGTATTAGGAATATTTATGGTCAAAATTATTATCATATTCGACACATTTTATGATATTATAAAAGGGAGAAGGACATCAAAGATGCGAAATTAATTTTCATGAAAGGAGGTCGGAATAGTGAAAATAGAAATAGCTTTAACACTTTTTGGAAAAGAAATTTTTATACCTGAAACTATAGTTAACACTTGGATTATAGTAATTTTATTAACTATTTTTGCAATATATGTGAACAGAAAGATAAAAAATGCAAAAATAGATGAAAAACCTTCAGGTTTACTTAATGTAATAGAATTATTAGTTGAAGGAGTTCAGTCTTTAGTTGAAAGTACAATGGGTTCTGATAAACTAAAGTTTGCTCCTTACATAGGAACTCTTGCTTTATACTTATTAGTAGCTAATCTATTTGGATTATTAGGATTTAAACCTCCTACATCAGACTACAATGTAACTTTTAGCTTGGCTATAATCACTTTTGTTTTAACACAATATTATGGCTTAAAATCTAAAGGTCTAGGAGGATATATAAAAGGATTTTTCGAGCCTATGCCATTATTATTCCCATTAAACGTAATAGGAGAAATAGCAAACCCTATATCATTATCATTCCGTCTTTTTGGTAATATTTTAAGTGGTGTAATAATTATGGGGCTTATATATGGGGCATTAGGCTATGCATCAGTAGTTATAACACCTGTATTCCATGCATACTTTGACGTTTTTGCAGGTGTAATACAAACATTTATATTTGTAATGCTTACTATGGTATTTATTTCAATGGCAATGGAGTAAAGTTAATTCCGGACTTAGTGTCCGTCAAATATAATCACAGTATGTAAACCTTGAAAGGAGGGGAACTACATGCCAACAATAGATCCAAAAGCATTTATACTTGGATGTTCAGCTATAGGTGCTGGTTTAGCTATGATAGCTGGTATTGGTCCTGGAATAGGACAGGGTTATGCTGCAGGTAAAGCTGCAGAAGCTGTTGGAAGGCAACCAGAAGCTCAAGGTGATATCATAAGAACAATGATCCTTGGTCAGGCAGTTGCAGAAACAACAGGTATATATGGTCTTGTTATTGCTATAATATTATTATTCGTAAGACCATTACTTGGAGCCCTTTAATATACCTACATAAGAGGTGGGTATTTTCGCCCATCTCTTGTTTCTGTATTAAACTGGAAGTTAATGGGAGAGCCATTTTATATATAGGTACTAGGTGCTGGGTACTGGGTACTAGGTATTGTATATTCGTTTTTCGCTATTCGCTTTTCGAATATCGAACAGCGAACGACGAATGACAAATGACTAACAACAGCGAAAGGAGGCTTTATAAATGTCAATGACTGTAAGAGTTATTCCAGAGCTTAGTTCTTTGATAATGCAGATAACAGCAACAATTATTCTGTTCTTAATACTAAGACATTTCTTATTCAAGCCAGTTACTGAATTTTTAAATGCTAGAAAAGAAAAAATAGCAAGTGATTTAGAAACTGCAAACAAAAACAAGGAAGAAGCTCAAAATTTAAAAAGAGAATATGAAATGAAGATTGAAGCATCTAAAAAAGAAGCTCAAGAAATTATAGAGGCTGCTAGACGTAGAGGTGAAGAAGTAAGAGAAGAAATAATAATGGAAGCAAAGAAAGAAGCAGAAGCTATAATTGAAAAAGCTAGAAAAGAGATAGAAAGAGAAAGAGAAAAAGCAGTAGAAGAGCTAAAAGAAGAAGTTGTTACAATAGCTATGTTAGCTGCTTCAAAAGTTATAGATAAAAACTTAGATATTAATGCTCATAAAGAGATTATAAATAAGTTTATAAATGAGGTAGGGGAAGCTAAATGGCAAAATTAATAGGAAAAACTTATGCCCAGGCTCTATTTGAAGTAGCTGAAGAGATGGATAAAATACAGCAATTTAAAGAAGAGCTAAATTCAATATATGAAATATTTGATAAAGAAAAAGAATTTAAAATAATATTCGAACATCCTAAGTTATCTAAAAATGAAAAGAAGGATATTATAAATTCAGTAT is a window of Caloranaerobacter ferrireducens DNA encoding:
- a CDS encoding ATP synthase subunit I, which encodes MSLNDNTQSKIIKRVIILTLLIIGIFFLIFPKPKPCIYGIIFGATINVLNFRLMSLTLEKAVKMSNNKIMPYVMGNYMVRYLIYGIVLTISAIADYINFYSTVLGIFMVKIIIIFDTFYDIIKGRRTSKMRN
- a CDS encoding AtpZ/AtpI family protein, translated to MKDNKSKILQNLALVSQIGLSMALPILGGVYIGSFLDDKLNTGYIFLGVFSVLGIITSFISLFKITTKGK
- the atpE gene encoding ATP synthase F0 subunit C yields the protein MPTIDPKAFILGCSAIGAGLAMIAGIGPGIGQGYAAGKAAEAVGRQPEAQGDIIRTMILGQAVAETTGIYGLVIAIILLFVRPLLGAL
- a CDS encoding F0F1 ATP synthase subunit B, which translates into the protein MSMTVRVIPELSSLIMQITATIILFLILRHFLFKPVTEFLNARKEKIASDLETANKNKEEAQNLKREYEMKIEASKKEAQEIIEAARRRGEEVREEIIMEAKKEAEAIIEKARKEIEREREKAVEELKEEVVTIAMLAASKVIDKNLDINAHKEIINKFINEVGEAKWQN
- the atpB gene encoding F0F1 ATP synthase subunit A; this encodes MKIEIALTLFGKEIFIPETIVNTWIIVILLTIFAIYVNRKIKNAKIDEKPSGLLNVIELLVEGVQSLVESTMGSDKLKFAPYIGTLALYLLVANLFGLLGFKPPTSDYNVTFSLAIITFVLTQYYGLKSKGLGGYIKGFFEPMPLLFPLNVIGEIANPISLSFRLFGNILSGVIIMGLIYGALGYASVVITPVFHAYFDVFAGVIQTFIFVMLTMVFISMAME